A genomic segment from Sorangium aterium encodes:
- a CDS encoding bactofilin family protein, with translation MAAQSSIGPTTAIRGNVQGDGDLEILGRVEGSVVMTGDVTIGEGALIQSDVRGRRVVVRGAVAGNISGDEAVILEPGARVVGDLGAPQIGIHAGALVRGNVTTGAPLAAAPAPAPARAAAAAPAPRAAAARPARAPAEQRAPAPPARPAPRAAPAPARPAPAARPAPVVEARPAPAPEPRLAAVHDDEEADLSASAAGEGDEPDAAESTGGPPPPVVPALRKGAAKASLRKRGGR, from the coding sequence ATGGCCGCCCAGTCCTCGATCGGGCCGACGACGGCCATCCGCGGCAACGTGCAGGGCGACGGGGATCTCGAGATCCTCGGCCGCGTCGAGGGGAGCGTCGTCATGACCGGCGACGTGACCATCGGCGAGGGCGCGCTCATCCAGAGCGACGTCCGCGGGCGGCGCGTTGTCGTCCGCGGCGCCGTCGCCGGGAACATCTCCGGCGACGAGGCCGTGATCCTCGAGCCCGGCGCGCGCGTCGTCGGCGACCTCGGCGCGCCGCAGATCGGCATCCACGCCGGCGCGCTGGTGCGCGGCAACGTCACCACCGGCGCGCCGCTCGCCGCGGCCCCCGCCCCTGCCCCGGCGCGGGCCGCCGCCGCTGCACCTGCGCCGCGCGCCGCGGCGGCGCGGCCGGCGCGTGCGCCGGCGGAGCAGCGCGCGCCTGCGCCGCCCGCCCGGCCTGCGCCGCGCGCCGCGCCTGCCCCCGCGCGCCCCGCCCCGGCGGCGCGCCCCGCCCCGGTCGTCGAGGCGAGGCCCGCCCCTGCGCCGGAGCCGCGCCTCGCAGCCGTTCACGACGACGAGGAGGCCGACCTGTCGGCCTCGGCCGCCGGTGAGGGTGACGAGCCCGATGCGGCCGAGAGCACCGGCGGGCCGCCGCCGCCCGTGGTCCCCGCGCTCCGGAAGGGCGCCGCGAAGGCCTCGCTGCGCAAGCGGGGCGGCCGGTGA
- a CDS encoding bactofilin family protein yields the protein MAGTIIGNGLTIEGEITSDEEVIVAGTVRGKLTVEGPLTIDAGALVEADIGAASLQVGGNVTGNVTAADRVDLLAGGRLVGDVKASRLTIADGASFKGNVDMDV from the coding sequence GGAAACGGGCTCACGATCGAGGGCGAGATCACCTCCGACGAGGAGGTGATCGTCGCCGGCACGGTGCGCGGAAAGCTCACCGTCGAGGGGCCTCTCACCATCGACGCAGGGGCGCTGGTCGAAGCGGACATCGGGGCGGCGTCGCTCCAGGTGGGCGGCAACGTGACCGGCAACGTCACGGCGGCCGATCGCGTCGATCTCCTCGCCGGCGGTCGCCTCGTCGGCGACGTGAAGGCGTCGCGGCTGACCATCGCGGACGGAGCCTCGTTCAAGGGCAACGTCGACATGGACGTGTAG